In the genome of Bradyrhizobium arachidis, one region contains:
- the istB gene encoding IS21-like element helper ATPase IstB, with protein MTRAKKATEVPTDPLDAMLARLQLSGIRDQLDNLLDEAARANLSARETLILLCEREIARKDHRRIDMALKLAHFPAVKELAGFDFEAQPSIDPKQIRDLAASRWIANGENVLLLGPPGVGKTHLSIALGREAILAGYTVQFTTATTLVAGLAKAHGERRLDEKLLALSKPKLLIVDELGYLPLEPDAAHLFFQLVSRRYETGAMLITSNRSVAEWGTVFADPVVATAILDRLLHHSHVLTIRGDSYRLRAKRKSGLIQPPPAGDGPPVGSASLRPVTGGNNLQSRS; from the coding sequence ATGACGCGCGCAAAGAAGGCAACCGAAGTACCGACTGATCCCCTCGATGCCATGCTGGCGCGATTGCAGCTCTCCGGCATCCGCGACCAGCTCGACAATTTGCTCGACGAGGCGGCACGCGCAAACCTGTCGGCGCGTGAGACGCTGATCCTGCTGTGCGAACGTGAGATCGCGCGCAAAGATCATCGCCGCATCGACATGGCTCTGAAACTTGCACACTTCCCGGCAGTGAAGGAGCTTGCGGGCTTCGACTTCGAGGCGCAGCCGTCGATCGATCCGAAGCAGATCCGCGACCTGGCCGCGTCACGTTGGATCGCCAACGGAGAGAACGTGCTGCTGCTCGGGCCGCCCGGCGTTGGCAAGACGCACTTGTCGATCGCGCTGGGGCGAGAAGCAATCCTGGCCGGGTACACAGTGCAGTTCACCACGGCGACGACGCTCGTCGCTGGCCTTGCCAAGGCGCATGGCGAGCGGCGCCTGGACGAGAAACTGCTCGCGCTGTCAAAGCCAAAGCTACTGATCGTCGATGAACTCGGCTACCTGCCGCTGGAACCTGACGCGGCGCACCTGTTCTTCCAACTGGTCAGCCGGCGCTACGAAACCGGCGCCATGCTGATCACGTCGAACCGCAGCGTTGCTGAATGGGGCACCGTGTTCGCCGATCCGGTGGTCGCCACCGCGATCCTCGACCGGCTCCTGCACCACAGCCACGTGCTGACTATCCGCGGCGACAGTTACCGGCTCCGCGCCAAGCGCAAGAGCGGCCTCATCCAGCCGCCGCCCGCCGGTGACGGCCCTCCGGTCGGCTCCGCCTCCCTCCGGCCCGTCACCGGCGGAAACAACCTTCAATCGAGATCATAA
- a CDS encoding sigma-70 family RNA polymerase sigma factor, translating into MGISGSISSQIFRGLLNPDQTARFRTLVVPHLADALAFARWITRDRADAEDVVQEACIRAFRSLDRFAGSNAKAWLLTIVRNTAFTWLNDKRRLSLVRLDDLSDQERLEVEQGEAREDDISPEAAIIAVGESALLDRHISELPMGFRVVLVLRDIQGLEYREISDVMGLPLGTVMSRLARARQRLIAQIRRERSS; encoded by the coding sequence GTGGGAATTTCTGGTTCCATTTCGAGTCAAATCTTTAGGGGGCTCTTGAACCCGGATCAAACCGCCAGGTTCAGAACGCTTGTCGTACCGCATCTTGCTGACGCGCTGGCTTTCGCGCGATGGATCACGCGCGATCGGGCTGACGCCGAGGACGTTGTGCAGGAAGCCTGCATTCGCGCTTTCCGCTCGCTTGACCGATTTGCCGGTTCAAATGCAAAGGCTTGGCTCTTGACCATCGTCAGGAATACAGCCTTCACCTGGTTGAATGACAAAAGGCGCCTGTCATTGGTAAGGCTGGATGACCTTAGTGACCAGGAGCGTCTTGAAGTGGAGCAAGGCGAGGCTCGTGAGGACGACATTTCGCCGGAGGCAGCAATAATCGCTGTGGGAGAATCCGCCTTACTGGATAGACATATTTCTGAGTTGCCAATGGGGTTCAGGGTGGTCTTGGTACTTCGGGACATACAGGGATTGGAGTACCGAGAAATCTCCGATGTCATGGGACTGCCGCTGGGGACCGTCATGTCAAGACTTGCACGCGCACGTCAGAGACTTATTGCGCAGATCCGTCGAGAGAGGTCGTCCTGA
- a CDS encoding anti-sigma factor family protein, which translates to MRLTNDDVLLLHAYLDGELDVTTSLSMESKIREDATLQHMAREVTNLKSALSRLHTERDVSEAFMSRMEGKLGIERRWRPPQWALLAASLMIVVGASVSLTSIAVLQREPLSSSAQLLDGHLRALMSSNQTDVSSSYRHTVKPWFNGRITQAPRVADLTGQGFELLGARIDVIASTPVPTLVYRRRQHIISLSEILLDDTKKSDIQERSEHGYNIVTWTEGPRSFVAISDLNSTELVSFARSVRDSS; encoded by the coding sequence ATGCGCCTCACCAATGACGATGTGCTTCTGCTTCACGCCTATCTGGATGGTGAGCTGGATGTCACAACTTCGCTCAGCATGGAGAGCAAAATCCGTGAGGATGCCACTCTGCAGCACATGGCGCGCGAAGTCACAAATCTGAAGTCGGCTCTGTCGCGACTTCATACTGAGCGTGACGTTTCGGAAGCGTTTATGAGTCGCATGGAGGGCAAGCTCGGAATCGAAAGACGATGGCGGCCCCCTCAATGGGCGCTCTTAGCAGCCTCTTTGATGATTGTAGTTGGCGCGTCCGTTTCCTTGACCTCAATCGCCGTCCTTCAGCGCGAGCCGCTTAGCTCTAGCGCTCAGCTTCTCGATGGACACTTGCGCGCGCTCATGTCTTCGAACCAGACGGACGTCAGCTCGTCTTACCGCCATACCGTCAAGCCATGGTTCAACGGTCGCATTACGCAAGCTCCTCGCGTTGCTGATTTGACTGGCCAGGGCTTCGAGCTGCTCGGGGCGCGCATAGACGTGATAGCAAGCACCCCGGTGCCCACGCTGGTCTATCGCCGACGTCAGCACATTATAAGTCTAAGCGAGATACTGCTCGATGACACCAAAAAGAGCGACATTCAGGAAAGAAGCGAGCATGGATACAATATCGTCACCTGGACCGAAGGTCCGCGTTCATTTGTGGCGATCTCAGATCTGAACTCGACCGAGTTGGTGAGTTTCGCCCGATCCGTCCGAGACAGCAGCTGA
- the tnpC gene encoding IS66 family transposase, with product MDAERDAVPDDIAALKAALAAERAKGLEIAAELAVARAKASEDEALIAQQKLQIAKLKHQIYGQRSERSSRLIEQLALTFEELESDATEDELAAERAVAKATTVRGFTRQRGERQTFPEHLPRERVVIEPPTACECCGGNRLRKLGEDVTRTLEVVPRQWKVIETVREKFSCRDCEKISQAPAPFHAVARGWAGPSLLAMIMFEKFGQHQPLNRQAERYALEGVPIALSTMADAVGSVSASLDPLLRLVEAHVMAAERLHADDTTVPVLAKGKTDTARCWIYLRDDRPFGGAGPPAAMFYYSRDRRGEHPQAHLAGYAGILQADAYDGYNQLYLAGRHPGPIREAACWVHARRPFFAMADIEENARRKATGKKEIPLSPIAVEVVRRIDALFEIERSINGRSPEERLEMRQTLSRPLVEDLQVYMREQLAKLSRGHDLAKAFNYILKRWASFTRFLEDGRVCLSNNAAERGLRGIALGRKSWLFCGSDRGGRRAASMYSLIITAKMNGVDPQAWLTDILARIAAHPAHRLDELLPWNWTPASAFSARAA from the coding sequence ATGGATGCTGAGCGCGACGCTGTTCCGGATGACATTGCCGCCCTGAAAGCGGCGCTGGCAGCCGAGCGCGCGAAGGGTTTGGAGATCGCAGCTGAACTTGCGGTCGCCCGTGCGAAAGCGTCTGAGGACGAAGCGCTGATTGCCCAGCAGAAGCTGCAAATTGCCAAGCTAAAGCATCAGATCTACGGCCAGCGGTCGGAGCGTTCGTCGCGCCTGATCGAGCAGTTGGCCTTGACGTTCGAAGAGTTGGAAAGTGACGCCACTGAAGACGAGCTGGCGGCGGAGCGCGCTGTGGCCAAGGCGACGACGGTGCGCGGATTTACGCGCCAGCGCGGCGAACGCCAGACGTTCCCTGAGCATTTACCGCGCGAACGAGTGGTGATCGAACCGCCGACGGCTTGCGAGTGCTGTGGCGGCAATCGTCTGCGCAAGCTCGGCGAGGACGTGACGAGGACACTGGAAGTGGTACCACGCCAGTGGAAGGTGATCGAGACGGTGCGGGAGAAGTTCTCCTGCCGCGACTGCGAGAAGATCAGCCAGGCCCCGGCGCCATTCCATGCCGTCGCACGGGGATGGGCCGGCCCGAGCCTGTTGGCCATGATCATGTTCGAGAAGTTCGGCCAACATCAGCCCTTAAACCGCCAGGCTGAGCGCTACGCCCTGGAAGGCGTGCCGATCGCGCTGTCGACCATGGCGGACGCCGTGGGATCGGTCAGTGCGTCGCTGGATCCCCTGCTGCGCCTGGTCGAAGCCCATGTCATGGCGGCCGAGCGCCTGCATGCCGATGATACGACGGTGCCGGTGCTGGCCAAGGGCAAGACCGATACGGCACGGTGCTGGATCTACCTCCGGGACGATCGGCCGTTTGGCGGCGCCGGGCCGCCGGCGGCGATGTTCTACTACTCCCGCGACCGTAGGGGCGAGCATCCCCAGGCGCATCTGGCGGGGTATGCCGGCATCCTGCAGGCCGACGCCTATGACGGGTACAACCAGCTCTATCTGGCGGGACGCCACCCTGGACCGATCCGGGAAGCGGCGTGTTGGGTCCATGCGCGGCGCCCATTCTTCGCCATGGCCGATATCGAAGAGAATGCGCGTCGCAAGGCCACCGGCAAGAAGGAGATCCCGCTCTCGCCCATCGCGGTCGAGGTCGTGCGGCGGATCGATGCGCTGTTCGAGATCGAGCGCTCCATCAATGGCAGGAGCCCCGAAGAGCGTCTGGAGATGCGACAGACGCTGAGCCGGCCCCTGGTCGAGGACCTGCAGGTCTATATGCGGGAGCAGCTCGCCAAGCTGTCCCGTGGGCACGACCTGGCCAAGGCGTTCAACTACATCCTGAAGCGGTGGGCGAGCTTCACGCGGTTCCTGGAGGACGGCCGAGTCTGTCTCTCGAACAATGCCGCCGAAAGAGGCTTGCGAGGCATCGCCCTTGGACGAAAATCCTGGTTGTTCTGCGGCTCTGATCGCGGCGGACGGCGCGCGGCTTCCATGTATAGCTTGATCATCACGGCCAAAATGAATGGCGTCGATCCACAGGCCTGGCTCACGGATATCCTTGCCCGCATCGCCGCCCACCCAGCTCACCGGCTGGACGAGCTTCTGCCCTGGAATTGGACGCCGGCATCAGCGTTCTCCGCTCGAGCGGCATGA
- the tnpB gene encoding IS66 family insertion sequence element accessory protein TnpB (TnpB, as the term is used for proteins encoded by IS66 family insertion elements, is considered an accessory protein, since TnpC, encoded by a neighboring gene, is a DDE family transposase.), giving the protein MIPIPSGVRVWIATGHTDMRRGMRSLALTVQESLKRDPHAGDLYIFRGRSGDLVKILWHDGLGMSLYAKRLDRGKFIWPSASDGAVSISAAQMAYMLEGIDWRNPQLSWRPRSAG; this is encoded by the coding sequence ATGATTCCGATTCCGAGCGGCGTCAGAGTCTGGATCGCGACCGGCCACACCGATATGCGTCGCGGCATGCGAAGCCTGGCTCTTACGGTTCAGGAGAGCCTGAAGCGCGATCCCCATGCCGGCGATCTCTACATCTTCCGGGGCCGCAGCGGCGATCTGGTCAAGATTCTTTGGCATGATGGGTTGGGTATGTCGCTCTATGCCAAGCGCCTGGACCGAGGCAAGTTTATCTGGCCTTCGGCGTCGGACGGCGCGGTATCGATCTCAGCGGCGCAGATGGCCTATATGCTGGAAGGGATCGACTGGCGGAATCCACAACTGAGCTGGCGACCGAGAAGCGCTGGTTGA
- the tnpA gene encoding IS66-like element accessory protein TnpA, translating into MQVNVLGAERRRRWSYDEKVRLVEETLQPGETVCGVARRHGVAHSLLFTWRRQARQGRLGGDAAPALIPVEITPVAAPISSGAPQLASSPPAQRARAGIIEIDLGGGCRVRVDRDVDVEALQQVLELLRRR; encoded by the coding sequence ATGCAGGTCAATGTGTTGGGCGCCGAGCGTCGGCGGCGATGGAGTTACGACGAGAAGGTCCGCCTTGTCGAAGAGACCTTGCAGCCCGGCGAGACGGTCTGCGGGGTGGCACGCCGGCACGGGGTGGCTCATAGCCTGCTGTTCACCTGGCGTCGACAAGCGCGCCAGGGGCGATTGGGCGGAGATGCTGCGCCTGCTCTTATTCCCGTCGAGATCACACCTGTAGCGGCTCCGATCTCGAGCGGCGCACCACAACTGGCGTCTTCACCGCCTGCGCAGCGTGCAAGGGCTGGAATCATCGAGATTGATCTCGGGGGCGGTTGTCGTGTTCGCGTTGACCGTGACGTGGACGTTGAGGCGCTGCAGCAGGTTCTTGAGCTGTTGCGACGACGATGA
- a CDS encoding HEAT repeat domain-containing protein, translated as MNNASLYPLSNSAPRTMFEDGTVAIVPVTSSTAATILNEAFNRPVASPSYTFVTSFDQYQKIFSGQCDRVHSFIYGQLDNLDQSDDDQNEEVVDCIARIIDLMGEPASCTAVLEAGLLKENLSAFEPLLLAIGASRHRDTEYLRAHALRGYAKDADYRVRKAAVRALGRMKALPAKQALEEISSQKDTGEIALLAAAMLR; from the coding sequence ATGAACAATGCCAGTCTGTATCCTCTTTCCAATAGCGCACCGCGAACGATGTTTGAGGATGGCACCGTTGCAATCGTGCCTGTCACTTCATCGACAGCGGCTACAATCTTGAACGAAGCGTTCAATCGTCCAGTTGCATCACCTTCCTACACATTCGTTACGTCGTTCGACCAATACCAGAAGATCTTTTCTGGCCAGTGCGATCGCGTTCACTCCTTTATCTATGGGCAACTCGATAACCTCGACCAATCGGATGATGATCAGAACGAAGAAGTGGTCGACTGCATCGCTCGAATTATCGATCTCATGGGCGAGCCAGCATCATGCACCGCCGTCCTTGAGGCTGGATTATTGAAAGAAAACCTTTCAGCTTTTGAGCCCCTTCTTCTCGCAATCGGAGCGTCTCGCCATCGGGATACGGAGTATCTGCGTGCACACGCATTGCGGGGATACGCCAAGGACGCGGATTATCGGGTCCGGAAAGCGGCCGTGAGAGCTTTGGGTCGCATGAAGGCTCTACCGGCGAAGCAGGCCCTTGAAGAAATCAGCAGCCAAAAGGATACAGGTGAGATTGCTCTTCTCGCCGCAGCAATGCTGCGTTGA
- a CDS encoding glucokinase, whose translation MVEGDRVKLTNGGWSFSVAGTKNALGLSRLVVVNDFVGVALGVPYLAEGDRRTVGGGVAKGGPIAVVGAGTGLEVASLIPTAAGAGVVPGEGG comes from the coding sequence CTGGTCGAAGGCGACCGCGTGAAGCTGACCAACGGCGGCTGGTCGTTCTCTGTCGCCGGGACGAAGAACGCGCTCGGCCTGTCGCGCTTGGTCGTAGTCAACGACTTCGTCGGCGTCGCGCTCGGAGTCCCCTACCTGGCAGAGGGCGATCGCCGCACCGTCGGAGGCGGGGTGGCGAAGGGCGGGCCGATCGCCGTCGTCGGCGCCGGGACCGGGCTCGAAGTTGCAAGCCTTATTCCAACCGCGGCGGGGGCCGGCGTGGTTCCTGGTGAGGGCGGGTGA